Proteins encoded together in one Syntrophorhabdus sp. window:
- a CDS encoding carbohydrate kinase, whose amino-acid sequence MKKEPENRGKQPKKAEKGGTAGLARFLGRFKGKRICVVGDIIADVFILGKPYRLSREAPVVVVRYEESRIYPGSAGNTINNLAALGATVYPVGFVGSDSMGGKLMDFFSLRKNIDTAGIIRTSAGTVTKTRILAGDTHVSKQQVIRIDRDDGGRPTAREKTLLMERIAAICPHVDAVILSDYGHGAVSGKVIEYMKILANDKLVVGDSRYSLKKYSGLTMITPNEAEAYALAGLKDKDPIEDVGEKVLSGMRLSALLVTRGNRGMTLFLKDGKVHHIPISGKDDVTDVTGAGDTVCAAVALSLASGAGFLDASRIANYAAGIVVMKRGTATVTVAELKRSIENGGKI is encoded by the coding sequence TTGAAGAAAGAGCCTGAAAACAGGGGGAAACAACCGAAGAAGGCGGAAAAAGGGGGCACAGCGGGTCTTGCGCGTTTTCTCGGCCGCTTCAAAGGAAAGAGGATCTGCGTCGTAGGGGACATCATAGCCGACGTCTTCATCCTAGGAAAGCCCTACCGCCTCTCGAGGGAAGCCCCCGTGGTCGTGGTCCGATACGAAGAGTCGAGGATCTATCCCGGCAGTGCCGGCAATACCATCAACAACCTTGCCGCGCTCGGGGCAACGGTCTATCCCGTCGGCTTCGTGGGAAGCGATTCCATGGGAGGCAAACTCATGGATTTCTTCTCTCTGAGGAAGAACATCGACACCGCGGGCATCATCCGCACAAGCGCCGGCACGGTGACAAAAACGCGGATCCTCGCCGGGGACACCCACGTTTCGAAACAGCAGGTCATCCGCATAGACAGGGATGACGGCGGCAGGCCGACGGCGAGGGAGAAAACCCTCCTCATGGAAAGGATCGCCGCGATCTGCCCCCATGTGGACGCCGTTATCCTCTCCGACTACGGGCACGGCGCCGTCAGCGGCAAGGTGATCGAATACATGAAGATCCTTGCCAACGACAAGCTCGTCGTCGGCGACTCACGCTACAGCCTGAAGAAGTACTCGGGGCTCACCATGATCACCCCCAACGAGGCGGAAGCTTACGCCCTCGCGGGCCTCAAAGACAAGGACCCGATAGAGGACGTGGGAGAGAAGGTCCTTTCCGGCATGCGCCTTTCCGCCCTTCTCGTCACCCGAGGCAACAGGGGCATGACGCTCTTTCTCAAGGACGGAAAGGTTCATCACATCCCCATCTCCGGCAAGGATGATGTGACGGACGTGACCGGCGCGGGGGACACGGTCTGCGCGGCGGTTGCGCTCTCCCTCGCCAGCGGGGCGGGCTTCCTCGATGCCTCCCGGATAGCGAACTACGCCGCGGGGATCGTCGTCATGAAGCGGGGAACGGCGACCGTGACCGTGGCGGAACTGAAAAGGTCGATAGAGAACGGGGGAAAGATATAG
- a CDS encoding DegT/DnrJ/EryC1/StrS family aminotransferase yields the protein MNVRIFDIEKDHAAIKADLVRTFEKVLSSGEYILGGEVRSFEEAFAAYVGTRYAVGVASGTDAIKIGGLALGLTEGDKFVTTPNTYIATAMALSEGGLVPRFCDIEEDSYNMDPAALEKALAKERDIKLCVPVHLYGQPCRMDEIRDICARHGVRIMEDACQAHGSRYSDRNAGTLSDVAAFSFYPTKNLGCYGDGGIVVTDSEDIFRKMLMLRAHGQSDRHVHDIQGFVSRLDELQAALLSVKLPHLDEWNEGRRRNASLYDRGLEGLPVSRPVAAPYAYHVYHLYVIAVKEREALRAYLNERGITTLVHYPTPIHLQKVYSHLGYGEGSFPKAEKASRQIISLPVHPSLREEEIAFICRSIGEFYGR from the coding sequence GTGAATGTGAGAATATTCGATATAGAGAAAGACCATGCCGCGATCAAGGCGGACCTCGTGAGGACATTCGAGAAAGTGCTCTCCTCCGGGGAATACATCCTCGGCGGGGAGGTGAGGTCCTTCGAAGAGGCCTTCGCCGCCTACGTGGGCACGAGGTATGCCGTCGGCGTCGCGAGCGGCACCGACGCGATCAAGATAGGCGGGCTCGCCCTCGGGCTCACGGAGGGGGACAAGTTCGTCACCACACCCAACACGTACATCGCCACGGCGATGGCCCTCTCCGAGGGCGGCCTCGTTCCCCGTTTCTGTGACATCGAGGAGGACTCCTATAACATGGACCCCGCCGCGCTTGAAAAGGCTCTCGCGAAAGAGAGGGACATAAAGCTCTGCGTGCCCGTCCATCTCTACGGACAGCCCTGCCGGATGGATGAGATACGGGACATCTGCGCACGGCATGGCGTCAGGATCATGGAAGATGCCTGCCAGGCCCATGGCTCGCGGTACAGTGACCGAAACGCGGGGACCTTGAGCGACGTGGCCGCCTTCAGTTTCTATCCCACGAAGAACCTCGGATGCTACGGCGACGGCGGGATCGTCGTCACCGACAGCGAGGACATCTTCAGGAAGATGCTCATGCTCCGCGCCCACGGCCAGTCGGACAGGCATGTCCATGACATTCAGGGTTTCGTCTCCCGCCTCGACGAGCTTCAGGCCGCATTGCTTTCCGTCAAGCTTCCCCACCTCGACGAGTGGAACGAGGGACGCAGGCGCAATGCCTCGCTCTACGACAGGGGCCTCGAAGGCCTGCCCGTCTCCCGGCCCGTCGCGGCGCCTTACGCGTACCACGTCTATCACCTCTACGTCATCGCCGTTAAAGAGCGCGAGGCGTTGAGGGCGTACCTCAACGAAAGGGGGATCACCACCCTCGTCCACTACCCGACGCCCATCCACCTTCAAAAGGTCTACAGCCACCTCGGATACGGCGAGGGTTCCTTCCCGAAGGCCGAGAAGGCGTCACGGCAAATCATTTCCCTGCCCGTCCACCCCTCGCTTCGGGAGGAGGAGATCGCTTTCATATGCCGTTCGATCGGTGAGTTCTACGGAAGATGA
- the waaF gene encoding lipopolysaccharide heptosyltransferase II gives MTGKTIVYLPNWLGDMVMAVPFLHALRQHAQDEVWAMGKESAIHLYNGLDLFDRFVPIRGKGLGLFFETTNRLNRAGFARAVALPHSFRSALFFFNLRVRDVVGYARNRRGFMLNVKVPEARELQSTVEHYLRIADTLGVPRTIETPILAVSADEEKKFDQEFSDMRRPYAVMIVGAQYGPSKCWPAAYFSELADEIIERYDMNVYMLPGRNEDDLARRVHDGIRAGDRAGIRSMNIRDMKVCLSRAAFVVSNDTGPRHISAALSVPTVVLAGPMDERYTAYPGRSTRVVSKDMACRPCNKKKCDGNHECMTGIKPGEIAEIVGDILEERA, from the coding sequence GTGACTGGAAAGACGATAGTATATCTGCCTAACTGGCTGGGTGACATGGTGATGGCCGTCCCTTTCCTTCACGCCCTCCGGCAGCACGCGCAGGACGAGGTATGGGCCATGGGGAAGGAAAGTGCCATCCATCTCTACAACGGGCTCGACCTCTTCGACCGTTTCGTTCCCATCCGGGGCAAGGGGCTGGGTCTCTTCTTTGAAACCACGAACAGACTGAACAGGGCAGGATTCGCCCGGGCCGTCGCCCTGCCCCATTCTTTCAGATCGGCCCTTTTCTTCTTCAACCTGAGGGTGCGCGACGTCGTGGGATATGCCCGGAACAGGCGGGGCTTCATGCTGAACGTGAAGGTCCCCGAGGCGAGAGAGCTTCAATCCACCGTCGAACACTACCTCAGGATCGCGGACACGCTCGGGGTGCCGCGGACCATCGAAACGCCCATCCTCGCCGTGTCGGCCGACGAGGAGAAAAAATTCGACCAGGAGTTCTCGGACATGAGGAGACCCTACGCCGTCATGATAGTGGGTGCCCAGTACGGCCCCTCGAAATGCTGGCCCGCGGCGTATTTCTCCGAACTCGCCGACGAGATCATCGAAAGGTATGACATGAACGTCTACATGCTTCCCGGCAGGAACGAGGACGATCTTGCCCGCAGGGTCCACGACGGGATACGCGCCGGGGACCGGGCGGGTATCAGGTCTATGAACATACGGGACATGAAGGTGTGCCTGTCACGGGCGGCCTTCGTCGTCAGCAACGATACCGGACCGCGCCACATCTCCGCGGCGCTGTCCGTCCCGACCGTCGTCCTTGCCGGGCCGATGGACGAACGCTACACCGCCTACCCGGGGAGATCGACGCGCGTCGTCTCGAAGGACATGGCCTGCCGTCCCTGCAACAAGAAGAAGTGCGACGGGAACCATGAGTGCATGACGGGCATAAAACCGGGGGAGATCGCTGAAATCGTGGGGGATATCCTTGAAGAAAGAGCCTGA
- a CDS encoding adenylyltransferase/cytidyltransferase family protein has protein sequence MGKIVKGLDDLKCIIEKEKAAGKTVVFGNGCFDIVHVGHVRYLKGAKELGDVLVVAVNDDASVTGLGKRKEVVTPAAERAEIISAIDSVDYVILFADPTVENLLATLKPHIHAKGTDYTEENVPERDIVMSYGGKVAIVGDPKDHSTRDIIKTIKNLREK, from the coding sequence ATGGGGAAGATAGTCAAGGGTCTGGATGATTTGAAGTGTATCATCGAGAAGGAAAAGGCGGCGGGGAAGACGGTTGTGTTCGGGAACGGGTGCTTCGATATCGTCCATGTGGGGCACGTCCGGTACCTGAAGGGGGCGAAGGAACTGGGGGATGTTCTCGTCGTCGCCGTCAATGACGACGCCTCCGTCACCGGCCTCGGCAAGCGCAAGGAGGTCGTCACACCGGCGGCCGAGCGGGCGGAGATCATATCTGCCATCGACTCTGTCGACTACGTCATCCTCTTCGCCGACCCCACCGTGGAGAACCTCCTCGCCACCCTCAAACCCCACATCCACGCCAAGGGAACGGATTACACCGAGGAGAACGTCCCCGAGCGCGACATCGTCATGTCCTACGGCGGAAAGGTCGCCATAGTCGGCGACCCCAAGGACCATTCGACGCGCGACATCATAAAGACGATAAAGAACCTGAGAGAAAAATAG
- a CDS encoding NAD-dependent epimerase/dehydratase family protein yields MREERKVFDNKEVLVTGGLGFIGSNLCIKLVELGARVTIVDNMLPRQGGNLFNIRDIADRVTVNVSDVRNQLSMNHLVRGKDYIFHLAGQVNHVDSMKNPLQDLEINCTGTLVLLEALRHHNRDARVIFAGTRGEYGSSVKLPVDEDHPTNPKGIYAVTNLTAEKMVLVYDDVYKIRGACLRITNTYGPRHQMAHDEYGVFNWFIRKALDDEEIPVFGDGRILRDFLYVEDLIDSMLKVAATDEAYGKVFNVGTGVPVSFFDLAEKIVSIAGTGKTRFTEFTRERKEVEPGDYYADITRIMRTTGWRPATSLDHGIAGTIDFYRKYRKEYW; encoded by the coding sequence ATGAGGGAGGAAAGAAAGGTGTTCGATAACAAAGAGGTCCTTGTCACCGGAGGGCTCGGCTTCATCGGCAGCAACCTCTGCATAAAGCTCGTGGAACTCGGCGCGCGGGTCACCATCGTCGACAACATGCTCCCGCGTCAGGGCGGCAACCTCTTCAACATACGCGACATCGCGGACAGGGTGACGGTCAACGTCTCCGATGTCCGCAACCAGCTCTCCATGAACCATCTCGTCAGGGGGAAGGACTATATCTTCCACCTGGCGGGGCAGGTCAACCACGTGGACAGCATGAAAAACCCCCTGCAGGACCTGGAGATCAACTGCACCGGGACGCTCGTCCTCCTTGAGGCCCTGCGCCACCACAACAGGGACGCCAGGGTCATCTTCGCGGGCACGCGGGGCGAATACGGATCGAGCGTCAAGCTGCCCGTCGACGAAGACCACCCGACAAACCCCAAGGGCATCTACGCCGTGACCAACCTGACGGCGGAGAAGATGGTCCTCGTCTATGACGACGTCTATAAGATACGGGGCGCGTGCCTTCGCATCACCAACACCTACGGGCCGCGCCACCAGATGGCCCACGACGAATACGGGGTCTTCAACTGGTTCATCCGCAAGGCCCTCGATGACGAGGAGATACCCGTCTTCGGTGACGGGAGGATACTCCGGGATTTCCTCTACGTCGAAGACCTCATAGACTCGATGCTCAAGGTGGCGGCCACGGATGAGGCCTACGGAAAGGTCTTCAACGTGGGTACGGGCGTCCCCGTCAGCTTCTTCGACCTTGCCGAGAAGATCGTTTCCATCGCCGGCACCGGCAAAACCAGGTTCACCGAGTTCACCAGGGAGCGTAAAGAGGTGGAACCCGGCGATTACTACGCCGACATAACGCGCATAATGAGGACGACGGGCTGGAGGCCGGCGACATCCCTCGATCACGGGATAGCCGGGACCATCGATTTCTACCGAAAGTACAGGAAGGAGTACTGGTAG
- a CDS encoding septum formation initiator family protein: MAENPVKRYGFIVFLSTIFFHLILMDGGIYDLLKIKLKARTARLAIMQMEDENAALSRELRRIRDDDRYLEEMVRKKYGLVREGEKVYRIEQ, from the coding sequence ATGGCAGAGAATCCCGTAAAGAGATACGGATTTATAGTCTTTCTCTCAACCATTTTCTTTCACCTCATTCTCATGGACGGTGGAATATACGACCTTTTGAAGATCAAACTGAAGGCGAGGACGGCCAGGTTGGCGATCATGCAGATGGAGGATGAGAACGCGGCGCTCTCACGGGAGCTTCGCAGGATACGCGACGACGACCGGTATCTCGAAGAGATGGTCAGAAAGAAATACGGTCTTGTGCGAGAAGGGGAAAAGGTATACAGGATTGAACAATGA
- a CDS encoding glycosyltransferase family 9 protein has product MAQLDSILVIRLSSLGDVLMSVPAVRALRQRFPGAHISWLAEGSVTGILAHQDFIDEVIFFPRAALTKHLRSGHFATEAYILRDFLRDLRKREYDCILDLHGIAKSVALMKLARGKRRIGFGKTFAKDMSHLFYGEKVEGTEKRIHKVERNMLAARHLGCSDPPGNAPLLVHDSARAYIEDFLGSHGITPPVIAVNPFASRDSAFKRWPLERYADLIGMIRRERMGSVMIIWGPGEREEAQRLAAMVGDGARLACQTDIAQLYALLSRSAVYIGGDTGTTHLAAAAGVPVLCLFGPTDFIVNRPHSKNSIIIRKDVSCSPCKRKDCRTRECLLAISPDEVFEALRKIPFRKEA; this is encoded by the coding sequence ATGGCACAGCTGGATAGCATCCTCGTCATCCGGCTGAGCTCCCTCGGCGATGTCCTGATGAGCGTGCCGGCGGTACGGGCCTTGAGACAGCGCTTTCCCGGGGCGCACATCTCATGGCTCGCCGAAGGTTCCGTGACGGGGATCCTGGCGCACCAGGATTTCATCGATGAGGTCATCTTCTTCCCCCGGGCGGCCCTCACGAAGCATCTCAGATCGGGTCATTTCGCAACAGAGGCCTATATCCTCCGTGATTTCCTGAGGGACCTCCGCAAGCGGGAATACGACTGCATCCTCGACCTCCACGGCATCGCGAAGAGCGTGGCCCTCATGAAGCTGGCGCGGGGGAAAAGGCGGATAGGGTTTGGTAAGACATTCGCGAAGGACATGAGCCACCTTTTCTACGGAGAAAAAGTGGAGGGAACGGAAAAGAGGATACACAAGGTGGAGCGAAACATGCTTGCCGCCCGCCATCTGGGATGCTCCGACCCTCCCGGGAATGCACCCCTTCTCGTGCACGACAGTGCCCGGGCGTACATAGAGGATTTCCTCGGATCACACGGCATCACCCCCCCTGTCATAGCCGTGAACCCTTTTGCCAGCAGGGATTCCGCGTTCAAGAGGTGGCCTCTCGAACGCTACGCCGACCTTATCGGGATGATACGGCGGGAGCGAATGGGCAGCGTGATGATCATCTGGGGGCCGGGTGAACGCGAAGAGGCCCAGAGGCTCGCCGCGATGGTGGGAGACGGGGCCAGGCTCGCCTGCCAAACGGACATCGCACAGCTCTACGCCCTTCTCTCGCGGAGCGCCGTCTACATAGGTGGAGATACGGGAACGACCCATCTCGCGGCCGCCGCGGGCGTCCCCGTCCTGTGCCTCTTCGGCCCCACCGATTTCATCGTCAACCGCCCACACTCGAAGAACAGCATCATAATACGGAAGGATGTCTCCTGCAGCCCCTGCAAGAGAAAGGACTGCAGGACCCGGGAGTGCCTCCTGGCCATATCTCCCGACGAGGTCTTCGAGGCGCTCAGGAAGATCCCTTTCAGGAAAGAGGCTTAA
- a CDS encoding B12-binding domain-containing radical SAM protein — protein sequence MRFLFIYPNINTQVGFNYGISYISGFLRSRGIETRLLNINEKLGYPLDLKRIRSDILAFKPDIIGFSVLTNQYKYALDIARDIKTYSAVPILFGGIHVTMDPMETLMRDEVDLICVGEGEEAIAELIEKGDPRGIANIGRKEKGRPVIEPLRPYEDIANLPFKDYEIFDFQKLVDAKDGWVGLTASRGCPFRCTYCLNHKIIEVYKGSGHLPRGYIRRHTVDQMISEIEYLLGRYSGIKMFIFDDDIFTFDKAWLREFTERYRAVTDTSFVCNAHARIFDDETAGLLRGAGCRIVKFGLESGSDRIRRKVLSRYMTNKHIEDAFAVAHRHGLHTSAFVMLGLPHETIGDIKETVDLLASIKPGRFRWSLFFPFVGTKAYNIALSSGQVDLKEMERLDNFTDETCMRLGPDVDLYCDKVKSLLCAFVNARSGLEHTEGFRRLVEEVENMDERAWREKKESILDRVEKLNEEMEKSGGLHYTVRYNPFMGVRSDWKDDSISA from the coding sequence ATGCGCTTTCTCTTCATCTATCCCAACATCAACACCCAGGTCGGGTTCAACTACGGCATCTCCTACATTTCCGGTTTCCTCAGATCAAGGGGCATCGAGACACGGCTCCTCAACATCAACGAGAAACTCGGCTATCCCCTCGACCTGAAGAGGATCAGGAGCGACATCCTTGCCTTCAAACCCGACATTATCGGCTTCTCCGTCCTCACCAACCAGTACAAGTACGCCCTTGATATAGCACGGGATATCAAGACCTATTCTGCTGTGCCCATCCTTTTCGGCGGCATCCACGTTACGATGGATCCCATGGAAACGCTCATGCGCGACGAGGTCGATCTCATATGTGTCGGCGAGGGAGAGGAGGCCATCGCCGAGCTGATCGAGAAGGGCGACCCCCGGGGCATCGCGAACATAGGCCGCAAGGAGAAGGGCAGACCTGTCATCGAGCCGCTGCGCCCCTACGAGGATATAGCGAACCTTCCTTTCAAGGACTACGAGATCTTCGATTTCCAGAAGCTGGTAGACGCGAAGGACGGGTGGGTGGGGCTGACGGCATCGCGGGGCTGCCCCTTCCGGTGCACCTATTGCCTCAATCACAAGATCATAGAGGTCTACAAGGGAAGCGGCCATCTCCCGCGGGGTTACATCAGGAGACACACGGTGGACCAGATGATCTCCGAGATCGAATACCTCCTCGGCCGCTATTCCGGAATAAAGATGTTCATCTTCGACGATGACATCTTCACCTTCGACAAGGCCTGGTTGAGGGAGTTCACCGAAAGATACAGGGCGGTCACGGACACAAGCTTCGTCTGCAACGCCCATGCCCGCATCTTCGACGACGAGACGGCCGGGCTTCTCAGAGGCGCGGGATGCCGCATCGTCAAGTTCGGCCTCGAGAGCGGAAGCGACCGGATACGCCGCAAGGTCTTAAGCCGCTACATGACGAACAAACACATCGAGGACGCCTTCGCCGTCGCCCACAGGCACGGGCTTCACACGTCGGCCTTCGTGATGCTCGGTCTCCCCCACGAGACGATCGGGGACATCAAGGAAACTGTCGATCTCCTCGCATCCATCAAGCCGGGACGTTTCCGCTGGTCCCTCTTCTTTCCCTTCGTGGGCACAAAGGCGTACAACATCGCCCTTTCCTCGGGACAGGTGGACCTCAAGGAAATGGAAAGGCTCGACAACTTCACCGACGAGACCTGCATGAGGCTCGGCCCCGATGTGGACCTTTACTGCGACAAGGTCAAAAGCCTGCTGTGCGCCTTTGTCAACGCGCGCTCCGGCCTCGAACACACCGAAGGCTTCCGGCGTCTCGTGGAAGAGGTCGAGAACATGGACGAGAGGGCCTGGCGCGAAAAGAAGGAGAGTATCCTCGACAGGGTGGAGAAGCTCAACGAAGAAATGGAAAAATCGGGAGGACTCCATTATACTGTGAGATACAATCCTTTTATGGGCGTGCGGAGTGACTGGAAAGACGATAGTATATCTGCCTAA
- a CDS encoding glycosyltransferase family 2 protein, whose protein sequence is MEREQDARPPLSVYMITFNNSATIARALESVAGWADEIIVVDSHSSDGTADIASKYTERVLQFDTTSQPEKYQYAQDHCRNNWVLFIDADEWLTEEFKQEAEDILVSGPASDGYIADRRNIYLGREIRHGGWYPDREIRLYRKDRGGWEGGIHAKVHVTGRVGHMKNRYLHTPYADTAHQLRTIDRYSEAFARDLFTAGRRFHLANMLLRPVWRFFRDYIFKMGFLDGIPGIIITASTMYYVFMKHARLWEMERDEGGKKGVR, encoded by the coding sequence ATGGAAAGAGAACAGGACGCGAGACCACCCCTATCCGTGTACATGATCACCTTCAACAACAGCGCCACCATCGCCAGGGCGCTCGAGAGCGTCGCCGGATGGGCGGATGAGATCATCGTCGTCGATTCCCACAGCTCCGACGGCACTGCCGACATCGCCTCGAAATACACGGAACGGGTCCTGCAGTTCGATACCACAAGTCAACCGGAAAAATATCAATATGCCCAGGACCACTGCAGGAACAACTGGGTCCTTTTCATCGATGCCGACGAGTGGCTCACGGAAGAGTTCAAACAGGAAGCGGAGGACATACTCGTCTCGGGCCCGGCGAGTGACGGCTACATCGCGGACAGGCGCAATATCTACCTGGGACGGGAGATACGACACGGGGGATGGTACCCGGACCGGGAGATACGCCTCTACAGGAAAGACCGGGGCGGCTGGGAGGGCGGCATACACGCGAAGGTCCACGTGACCGGACGGGTGGGGCACATGAAGAACCGCTATCTCCACACGCCCTACGCCGATACGGCCCACCAGCTCCGGACCATCGACCGCTATTCCGAGGCGTTCGCCCGGGACCTTTTCACGGCGGGCCGCCGATTTCACCTCGCGAACATGCTGCTCCGTCCCGTCTGGCGTTTCTTCAGGGACTATATCTTCAAGATGGGCTTCCTGGACGGCATACCCGGCATCATCATCACGGCATCGACCATGTACTACGTCTTCATGAAGCACGCCCGGTTGTGGGAAATGGAGAGGGATGAGGGAGGAAAGAAAGGTGTTCGATAA
- a CDS encoding radical SAM protein, whose translation MKYEGTIYRPPSEADSLILQVTIGCSHNKCTFCGSFKEKRFRVRSFEEIAEDVNEAKQYARYIRKVFLADGDALIIPQKRLLPIVQLVRDAFPKMERIGIYGNTKSILKKSVEELKALKELGVGIVYLGVESGDQVVLDRVCKGTTLDRTAEAAKRVKDAGMLLSVTVLLGLGGVERSRIHAEETGKFLSRIKPDYAGALSVIVVPGTVLADQIKTGEFVVPDPYMLLEELYIMIQNTNVEHTYFASNHASNYLPVKAWLPQEKEKTLKAIQHVLAERDPSMLRPEYMRAL comes from the coding sequence ATGAAATACGAAGGAACGATCTACAGGCCGCCGAGCGAGGCGGACAGTCTTATCCTCCAGGTCACTATCGGGTGTTCCCATAACAAGTGCACTTTCTGCGGCTCCTTCAAGGAGAAGAGGTTTCGGGTACGCTCCTTTGAGGAGATAGCCGAGGACGTGAACGAGGCGAAACAGTACGCGCGCTACATCAGAAAGGTCTTTCTCGCCGACGGCGACGCGTTGATCATCCCCCAGAAACGCCTGCTGCCCATCGTGCAGCTTGTAAGGGATGCCTTTCCAAAAATGGAACGTATAGGCATCTACGGGAACACGAAATCGATCCTGAAGAAATCCGTGGAAGAACTGAAGGCGCTCAAGGAGCTTGGGGTGGGTATCGTCTACCTCGGCGTCGAGTCGGGGGACCAGGTTGTCCTCGACAGGGTCTGCAAGGGAACGACCCTCGACAGGACGGCTGAGGCCGCGAAGAGAGTGAAGGACGCGGGCATGCTCCTTTCCGTGACCGTCCTTTTGGGACTCGGCGGGGTGGAGCGAAGCAGGATCCACGCTGAAGAGACGGGAAAGTTCTTAAGCAGGATCAAGCCCGATTACGCAGGGGCGTTGAGCGTCATCGTCGTTCCCGGCACGGTGCTCGCCGACCAGATAAAGACGGGCGAGTTTGTCGTCCCCGATCCCTACATGCTCCTTGAAGAGCTCTACATCATGATCCAGAACACCAACGTGGAACATACCTACTTCGCGTCGAACCACGCCTCGAACTATCTCCCCGTCAAGGCCTGGCTCCCCCAAGAGAAAGAAAAGACGCTCAAGGCCATACAGCACGTCCTCGCCGAACGCGACCCCTCGATGCTGAGACCCGAGTATATGAGGGCACTCTGA
- a CDS encoding acyl-CoA thioesterase — translation MSGQEQGRIRVDGGFIDVPVRVRYADTDRMGIVYYGNYPAFFEMGRSEYMRQKGYPYRDLEALGYHFVVVGLEARYYNSATYDDILIVKTRVTELKSRGITFHYVITRDGTLVVEGSTKHICVNTDKKPVTIPQNLIEIFRDGTAG, via the coding sequence ATGTCGGGGCAGGAGCAGGGCCGCATCAGGGTCGATGGGGGGTTCATCGATGTGCCGGTGCGCGTCCGTTACGCCGACACCGACAGGATGGGCATCGTCTACTACGGGAATTACCCGGCCTTCTTCGAGATGGGACGAAGCGAGTACATGCGCCAGAAGGGATACCCTTACCGGGACCTGGAAGCCCTGGGATATCACTTCGTCGTCGTCGGCCTGGAGGCCAGGTACTACAACTCCGCGACCTACGACGATATCCTCATCGTGAAGACCCGCGTGACGGAGCTCAAATCACGGGGCATCACCTTCCACTACGTGATAACGAGGGACGGGACCCTCGTCGTCGAGGGATCGACAAAGCACATCTGTGTGAACACCGACAAGAAACCCGTCACGATACCACAGAATCTCATAGAAATATTCCGAGATGGCACAGCTGGATAG